The sequence GGCATGCGGCAGCAGGCGATCGCACAAAATATCGCCAACGCGAATACGCCTGGATATCAGCGCCTGGTGGTCAGTTTCGAAGACCGGCTGGCCGAATTGTCCCGTAGCACGGGTGGTGCACCACCATCGCTGGCCAGTCTCGGTGATTTTCGGCCGGCGTTTGAGCTGGCGGGGAACGGCGAGCCGGTGGCGCTCGACATGGAAGTGGCGGCATTATCGGAAAACACCTTGCATCAGCAAGCTTTGCTGAAGGCATTGAACAAACACTTTGCGCTGCTAGGCAGTGCGATCAATGAGGGTAAACGCTGATGGACTATAACGCGGCATTCCAGATCAGCGCCAGTGGCATGCGGGTTGAAAAACTACGGCTCGACGTGACGGCAGCCAATATCGCCAACATGCACAATGCGGCACCGTCGGTGGCGCAGTTGTACCGGCCGATGCAGGTTCTGGCACAAC comes from Janthinobacterium sp. 64 and encodes:
- a CDS encoding flagellar basal body rod protein FlgB; its protein translation is MVSLIDSSTTGLLSLALDAAGMRQQAIAQNIANANTPGYQRLVVSFEDRLAELSRSTGGAPPSLASLGDFRPAFELAGNGEPVALDMEVAALSENTLHQQALLKALNKHFALLGSAINEGKR